The proteins below are encoded in one region of Mycobacterium shinjukuense:
- the crp gene encoding cAMP-activated global transcriptional regulator CRP, with amino-acid sequence MDEILARAGIFQGVEPSAVAALTKQLQPVDFPRGHTVFAEGEPGDRLYIIISGKVKIGRRSPDGRENLLTIMGPSDMFGELSIFDPGPRTSSATTITEVRAVSMDRDALRAWIANRPEIAEQLLRVLARRLRRTNNNLADLIFTDVPGRVAKQLLQLAQRFGTQEGGAMRVTHDLTQEEIAQLVGASRETVNKALADFAHRGWIRLEGKSVLICDSERLARRAR; translated from the coding sequence GTGGACGAGATCCTGGCAAGGGCAGGAATCTTCCAAGGGGTTGAGCCCAGCGCGGTCGCCGCACTGACCAAGCAGCTGCAGCCTGTCGATTTCCCCCGCGGACACACGGTTTTCGCCGAGGGAGAGCCGGGTGATCGGCTCTACATCATCATCTCGGGGAAGGTCAAGATCGGCCGTCGCTCACCGGACGGCCGGGAGAATCTGCTGACCATCATGGGCCCATCGGACATGTTCGGCGAGTTATCGATCTTCGACCCGGGACCGCGGACCTCCAGCGCGACCACGATCACCGAGGTGCGGGCGGTGTCGATGGATCGCGATGCGCTGCGAGCATGGATCGCCAATCGACCGGAGATTGCCGAGCAGCTGCTGCGGGTGCTGGCCCGCCGGCTGCGCCGCACCAACAACAATCTGGCCGACCTCATCTTCACCGATGTGCCTGGTCGGGTGGCCAAGCAGCTGCTGCAGCTTGCCCAGCGGTTCGGCACCCAGGAAGGCGGCGCCATGCGCGTCACCCACGACCTGACTCAAGAGGAGATCGCCCAGCTGGTGGGCGCTTCCCGGGAGACGGTGAACAAGGCGCTGGCCGATTTCGCCCACCGGGGCTGGATCCGTCTGGAGGGCAAGAGCGTGCTCATCTGTGACTCCGAGCGCCTAGCCCGCCGAGCGAGGTAA
- the nth gene encoding endonuclease III, with product MPAPPRPALARRWSEETRTGLVRRARRMNRKLAQAFPHVYCELDYTTPLELAVATILSAQSTDKRVNQTTPALFARYKTALDYARADRTELESLIRPTGFYRNKATALIGLGQALVERFDGELPATMDELVTLPGVGRKTANVILGNAFGIPGITVDTHFGRLVRRWRWTAEEDPVKVERAVGELIERKEWTLLSHRVIFHGRRVCHARKPACGVCVLAKDCPSFGLGPTEPLLAAPLIQGPETEHLLALAGL from the coding sequence ATGCCCGCCCCGCCCCGCCCAGCCCTCGCCAGACGCTGGTCCGAAGAAACCCGAACCGGCTTGGTGCGACGGGCTCGGCGAATGAATCGCAAACTGGCACAGGCATTTCCGCATGTGTACTGCGAGCTGGACTACACCACGCCGCTCGAACTGGCGGTGGCCACCATTCTGTCGGCGCAAAGCACGGACAAGCGGGTGAACCAGACGACGCCGGCGCTGTTCGCGCGATACAAGACGGCGCTGGATTATGCGCGGGCGGACCGCACCGAACTCGAAAGCCTCATCCGGCCCACCGGCTTCTACCGCAACAAGGCAACCGCACTCATCGGCCTCGGGCAAGCCCTCGTCGAGCGCTTTGACGGTGAGCTGCCAGCCACCATGGACGAGCTGGTCACGCTGCCCGGCGTGGGTCGCAAGACCGCCAACGTCATCCTGGGCAACGCCTTCGGTATCCCTGGGATCACCGTCGACACGCATTTCGGTCGCCTGGTGCGACGCTGGCGCTGGACCGCCGAAGAGGATCCCGTCAAGGTCGAGCGGGCGGTCGGTGAGCTCATCGAACGCAAGGAGTGGACCTTGCTCAGCCACCGGGTGATCTTCCACGGCCGCCGGGTATGCCACGCCCGCAAACCGGCGTGCGGCGTGTGTGTGCTCGCCAAGGACTGCCCCTCCTTCGGGCTCGGGCCCACCGAACCGCTGCTGGCCGCACCGCTGATCCAGGGCCCGGAAACCGAGCACCTGCTGGCCTTGGCCGGCCTGTAG
- a CDS encoding TlpA disulfide reductase family protein codes for MTAKTRWTIAIVAVLIALTLGLVIQLRDNSAPNATTQTPARPEHRDAVTTEALAGPRLRADLPPCPAPGSGPGPRALRGVVVECAADGSTVDVAQAVAGRRVVINLWAYWCAPCLAELPAMAEYQRLVGTEVMVVTVHQDENETAALLRLADLGVRLPTLQDGRRRVAAALHIPNAMPATVVLRPDGSVAQTLPRAFGSVDEIAAAVENGAG; via the coding sequence GTGACCGCGAAAACCCGCTGGACCATCGCGATCGTGGCGGTGCTGATCGCGCTGACGCTGGGGTTGGTCATCCAGCTGCGCGACAATTCCGCGCCAAACGCGACGACCCAAACCCCGGCCCGGCCCGAACATCGTGACGCCGTCACCACGGAAGCGCTGGCCGGGCCCCGGCTGCGCGCGGATCTTCCGCCCTGTCCCGCCCCGGGATCCGGGCCGGGCCCGCGGGCGTTGCGCGGTGTGGTGGTGGAGTGCGCGGCGGACGGTTCCACCGTCGACGTCGCTCAGGCGGTGGCCGGACGCCGGGTGGTGATCAACCTCTGGGCGTATTGGTGCGCGCCGTGCCTGGCCGAACTGCCAGCGATGGCCGAGTATCAACGGCTGGTCGGGACGGAGGTGATGGTGGTGACCGTGCATCAAGATGAAAACGAGACGGCCGCGTTGCTCCGGTTGGCCGATCTCGGCGTTCGGTTGCCGACGCTGCAGGACGGCCGTCGCAGGGTAGCGGCGGCGCTGCACATCCCCAATGCGATGCCAGCGACGGTGGTGCTGCGGCCGGACGGTAGCGTTGCCCAGACCCTGCCGCGGGCCTTCGGCAGCGTCGACGAGATCGCTGCCGCGGTCGAAAACGGGGCGGGGTGA
- a CDS encoding NUDIX hydrolase yields MSAGGTARERGRVSLTTELGPPWLRPLVDNVDQVPDAFRRRLPADVLAMVTAAGATASLRGDGRDAAVLVLFSGPESGPSGDVPKEADLLLTVRASTLRHHAGQAAFPGGATDPDDDGPVATALREAHEETGIDLGRLHPLATMERTFIPPSRYHVVPVLAYSPDPGPVTVVNEAETAVVARVPVHAFVNPANRLMVYRRPHTRRLAGPAFLLNEMLVWGFTGQVISAMLDVAGWAQPWDTTDVRELDEAMAAVDDESDRR; encoded by the coding sequence GTGAGTGCTGGGGGTACCGCGCGCGAGCGGGGCAGGGTTTCCCTGACGACCGAACTCGGCCCGCCCTGGCTGCGTCCCCTGGTCGACAATGTCGACCAGGTACCCGATGCGTTTCGGCGCCGGCTGCCGGCTGATGTGCTGGCGATGGTCACCGCCGCCGGGGCGACCGCCTCGCTGCGCGGGGACGGCCGAGATGCCGCCGTTCTGGTGCTGTTCTCGGGTCCGGAATCGGGGCCGTCCGGCGATGTCCCCAAGGAGGCCGACTTGCTGCTGACGGTGCGGGCGTCGACGTTGCGCCACCACGCCGGCCAGGCGGCCTTCCCCGGTGGCGCCACCGATCCCGACGACGATGGGCCGGTTGCCACCGCCCTGCGGGAAGCCCATGAAGAAACCGGAATCGACCTCGGCAGGCTTCATCCGCTGGCCACCATGGAGCGAACGTTCATCCCGCCGTCGCGGTATCACGTCGTCCCGGTGTTGGCCTATTCCCCGGATCCTGGGCCGGTGACCGTCGTCAACGAGGCGGAAACCGCGGTCGTGGCGCGGGTTCCTGTGCACGCCTTCGTCAATCCCGCCAACCGGCTGATGGTGTACCGTCGCCCACACACTCGACGGCTGGCCGGGCCGGCGTTCCTGTTGAACGAGATGCTGGTGTGGGGCTTCACCGGACAGGTGATCTCTGCGATGCTCGACGTCGCCGGCTGGGCCCAGCCCTGGGACACCACCGATGTGCGCGAGCTGGACGAGGCGATGGCCGCGGTCGACGACGAGAGTGACCGACGATGA
- the marP gene encoding acid resistance serine protease MarP, with translation MTPSQWLDVAVLAVAFIAAVSGWRSGALGSLLSFAGVLLGAVAGVLLAPHIVTHIAAPRAKLFTALFLILALVVVGEVAGVVLGRAVRGAIRNRPIRVIDSVIGVGVQLVVVLTAAWLLATPLTQSKDQPELAAAVRGSRVLAQVNEVAPTWLKTVPKRLSALLNTSGLPAVLEPFSRTPVIPVASPDPALANDPVVVATAPSVVKIRSLAPSCQKVLEGTGFVIAPDRVMTNAHVVAGSNSVQVYADGKPFDATVVSYDPSVDIAILAVPNVPAQPLIFAQDEATTGTSVVVMGYPGGGNFTATPARVRELIKLSGPDIYRNPQPVTRDVYTIRAHVEQGDSGGPLIDLDGQVLGVVFGAAVDDADTGFVLTAGEVANQLSGVGATQPVGTGACVS, from the coding sequence ATGACGCCGTCGCAGTGGCTGGATGTCGCCGTCCTGGCGGTCGCCTTCATCGCCGCGGTCTCGGGTTGGCGTTCGGGTGCCCTGGGCTCGCTGCTTTCGTTCGCCGGTGTCCTGCTGGGCGCGGTGGCCGGGGTGCTGCTGGCGCCGCACATCGTCACCCACATCGCCGCTCCGCGGGCCAAGCTGTTCACCGCGCTGTTTTTGATCCTGGCGTTGGTGGTCGTCGGGGAGGTCGCCGGCGTGGTGTTGGGACGCGCGGTTCGCGGCGCCATTCGCAACCGGCCGATCCGGGTGATCGACTCCGTCATCGGGGTGGGGGTACAGCTGGTCGTGGTGCTGACCGCGGCCTGGCTGCTGGCGACGCCGCTGACCCAGTCGAAGGACCAGCCCGAGTTGGCGGCCGCGGTGCGCGGTTCGCGGGTGCTCGCCCAGGTCAACGAGGTGGCGCCGACCTGGCTGAAGACGGTGCCCAAGCGGCTGTCGGCGTTACTGAACACCTCCGGCCTGCCCGCGGTTCTGGAGCCGTTCAGCCGCACCCCGGTGATCCCGGTGGCCTCACCAGACCCCGCGCTGGCCAATGACCCTGTCGTGGTGGCCACCGCGCCCAGCGTCGTCAAGATCCGCAGCCTGGCACCGAGCTGCCAGAAGGTGCTGGAGGGTACCGGCTTCGTGATCGCACCCGACCGGGTGATGACCAACGCGCACGTGGTGGCCGGGTCCAACAGCGTGCAGGTGTACGCGGACGGCAAGCCCTTCGACGCCACCGTGGTGTCCTACGACCCCTCGGTGGACATCGCGATCCTGGCCGTCCCCAACGTGCCGGCGCAGCCGCTGATCTTCGCTCAGGACGAGGCCACGACGGGCACCAGTGTGGTGGTCATGGGTTATCCCGGCGGCGGCAACTTCACCGCGACCCCGGCCCGGGTGCGCGAGCTCATCAAGCTCAGCGGCCCCGACATCTACCGCAACCCGCAGCCGGTCACCCGCGACGTGTACACCATCAGAGCCCATGTCGAGCAAGGTGATTCGGGCGGACCGTTGATCGACCTGGACGGTCAGGTGCTGGGTGTGGTGTTCGGCGCCGCGGTCGACGACGCCGACACCGGCTTCGTGTTGACGGCCGGTGAGGTGGCAAACCAGCTTTCCGGGGTGGGTGCTACCCAACCGGTGGGCACCGGGGCCTGTGTCAGCTGA
- a CDS encoding alpha/beta fold hydrolase → MPAPDPSMTRIDGPWRHLDVHANGIRFHVVEALPPDHDAGLPATSRPLVILLHGFGSFWWSWRHQLRGLTGARVVAVDLRGYGGSDKPPRGYDGWTLAGDTAGLIRALGHSSATLVGHADGGLACWTAALLHPRLVRAIALISAPHPAALRRCALTRRDQGRALLPTLLRYQVPIWPERWLTRNDAAEIERLIRSRSSPKWLASEDFSQSIGYLRQAIQIPAAAHSALEYQRWAVRSQLRDEGRRFMKSMNQRPGIPVLHLRGDADPFVLAHPVERTQRYAPHGRYISIAGAGHFSHEEAPEEINRHLMRFLEQVYRRRLS, encoded by the coding sequence ATGCCAGCACCCGATCCGTCGATGACCCGCATCGACGGGCCATGGCGCCATCTGGACGTGCACGCCAACGGCATCCGCTTCCATGTCGTCGAGGCGTTGCCGCCCGACCATGACGCGGGCTTGCCGGCGACATCCCGGCCGCTGGTCATCCTGCTGCATGGTTTCGGCTCGTTCTGGTGGTCCTGGCGGCACCAGCTGCGCGGGCTGACCGGGGCGCGCGTGGTCGCGGTCGACTTGCGCGGCTACGGCGGCAGCGACAAACCTCCCCGCGGCTACGACGGCTGGACGCTGGCCGGCGACACCGCCGGCCTCATCCGCGCGCTGGGGCACTCGTCGGCGACGCTGGTCGGCCACGCCGACGGCGGCCTGGCCTGCTGGACCGCCGCGTTGCTGCATCCCCGGCTGGTGCGCGCCATCGCCCTGATCAGCGCGCCGCACCCGGCCGCGCTGCGACGCTGCGCGCTGACGCGCCGCGATCAAGGTCGCGCGCTGCTTCCGACGTTGCTGCGTTATCAGGTGCCGATCTGGCCGGAACGCTGGCTGACCCGCAACGACGCGGCCGAGATCGAACGTCTCATCCGCAGCCGCAGCAGCCCGAAATGGCTTGCATCCGAAGACTTCTCGCAAAGCATCGGCTATCTGCGCCAGGCGATCCAGATCCCGGCGGCGGCGCACAGCGCACTCGAATACCAGCGCTGGGCGGTGCGCAGCCAACTGCGCGACGAGGGCCGGCGATTCATGAAATCCATGAACCAACGACCGGGCATCCCCGTCTTGCACCTACGCGGCGACGCCGATCCCTTCGTGCTGGCTCACCCGGTCGAGCGCACCCAACGGTACGCGCCGCACGGTCGGTACATCTCGATCGCCGGGGCGGGACATTTCAGCCATGAGGAGGCGCCCGAGGAAATCAACCGGCACCTGATGCGGTTTCTCGAGCAGGTGTATCGGCGCCGGCTCAGCTGA
- a CDS encoding phage holin family protein, with product MSKADRNNGVPSTLTTIPLADPHARPAEPSIGDLIKDATTQMSTLVRAEVELARAEITRDVKKGLTGSVFFISALVVLFYSTFFFFFLLAELLDTWIWRWVAFSIVFAVMVVVTAVLALLGYLKVRRIRGPRQTIESVKETRTALTPGHEKTAAGVPKAITPTDPSGW from the coding sequence GTGAGCAAAGCCGATCGCAATAACGGTGTGCCCAGCACGCTGACCACGATTCCGCTGGCCGACCCGCACGCCCGGCCCGCTGAGCCGTCGATCGGTGACCTGATCAAGGACGCCACCACGCAGATGTCGACGCTGGTGCGGGCCGAGGTCGAGCTCGCCCGCGCCGAAATCACCCGCGATGTCAAGAAGGGTCTGACCGGCAGCGTTTTCTTCATCTCCGCGCTGGTGGTGCTGTTCTATTCCACGTTCTTCTTCTTCTTCTTGCTCGCCGAGCTGCTGGACACCTGGATATGGCGTTGGGTGGCGTTTTCGATCGTGTTCGCGGTCATGGTCGTGGTCACCGCCGTGCTCGCGCTGTTGGGCTACCTGAAGGTCCGCCGGATTCGGGGACCGCGGCAGACGATCGAATCGGTCAAAGAGACGCGCACCGCACTCACCCCGGGCCACGAGAAAACCGCTGCCGGGGTACCCAAGGCCATCACCCCCACCGACCCCTCGGGTTGGTAG
- a CDS encoding S1 family peptidase, giving the protein MQTAHRCLAASIVAMSCALVCAPANTAAADDKVPLGGGAGIVVNGDTMCTLTTIGHDKNGDLVGFTSAHCGGPGASVAAEGSESKGPVGTMVAGNDGLDYAVIKFDPAKVTPVATFNGFTINGIGPDPVFGQIACKQGRTTGHSCGVTWGPGQDPGTIVMQVCGGPGDSGAPVTVDNLLVGMIHGAFSENLPSCVTKYIPLHTPAVVMSFNTDMADINAKNRPGAGFVPVPA; this is encoded by the coding sequence GTGCAGACGGCGCACCGCTGCCTTGCCGCGTCGATCGTGGCCATGTCCTGCGCGCTGGTGTGCGCGCCGGCGAACACCGCGGCCGCCGACGACAAGGTGCCGCTGGGTGGCGGTGCCGGCATCGTCGTCAACGGCGACACGATGTGCACCCTGACCACCATTGGCCACGACAAGAACGGCGATCTCGTCGGCTTCACGTCCGCGCACTGCGGGGGCCCGGGCGCTTCGGTCGCCGCGGAAGGATCCGAAAGCAAGGGCCCGGTAGGCACCATGGTGGCCGGCAATGACGGCCTCGACTACGCGGTGATCAAGTTCGATCCGGCCAAGGTGACGCCGGTCGCCACCTTCAACGGCTTTACCATCAACGGCATCGGCCCGGACCCGGTGTTCGGCCAGATCGCCTGCAAGCAGGGCCGCACCACCGGTCACTCGTGCGGCGTCACCTGGGGGCCGGGGCAGGATCCGGGCACCATCGTGATGCAGGTGTGCGGCGGCCCCGGCGACTCGGGAGCACCGGTGACCGTCGACAATCTGCTGGTCGGGATGATCCACGGCGCCTTCAGCGAAAACTTGCCCAGCTGCGTCACCAAATACATCCCGCTGCACACCCCGGCGGTGGTGATGTCGTTCAACACCGACATGGCCGACATCAATGCCAAGAACCGACCGGGCGCGGGATTCGTCCCCGTGCCCGCCTAA
- the acs gene encoding acetate--CoA ligase, producing MSATNLEGPSSYPPSPRFAEQANAGAELYREAEEDRLAFWAAQANRLSWAAPFTQVLDWSEAPFAKWFVGGKLNVAYNCVDRHVEAGHGDRVAIHWEGEPAGDRRTLTYADLLTQVSKAANALTDLGLVAGDRVAIYLPLIPEAVIAMLACARLGILHSVVFGGFTATALRARIADAQAKLLITSDGQFRRGKPAPLKDAADEAIADPDSSIEHVVVVRRTGIDVSWTDGRDLWWHDVVESASPRHSPAAFDAEHPLFLLYTSGTTGRPKGIVHTSGGYLVQSSYTMHTIFDVKPERDVFWCTADIGWVTGHTYGVYGPLSNGITEVLYEGTPDTPDRHRHFQIIENYGVTIYYTAPTLIRMFMKWGREIPDAHDLSSLRLLGSVGEPINPEAWRWYRDVIGGGNVPVVDTWWQTETGSAMISPLPGVTATKPGSAMRPLPGISAKIVDDHGDPLPPDIGGDKHVTGYLVLDQPWPSMLRGIWGDPERYRRTYWSKFAEQGFYFAGDGARFDPDGAIWVLGRIDDVMNVSGHRISTAEVESALVGHPGVAEAAVVGVTDATTTQAICAFVVLRANYHAHEGTPDELRAQVARAISPIARPREVHVVPELPKTRSGKIMRRLLRDIAENRELGDTSTLLDPGVFDAIRAAAQTPAERPGQA from the coding sequence GTGAGTGCCACCAATCTCGAAGGCCCGTCGTCATACCCGCCGTCGCCCCGCTTCGCCGAGCAGGCCAACGCCGGCGCCGAGCTGTACCGCGAGGCCGAGGAAGACCGGCTGGCCTTTTGGGCCGCTCAGGCCAACCGGCTGTCCTGGGCGGCGCCGTTCACGCAGGTGCTGGACTGGTCGGAGGCGCCGTTCGCCAAATGGTTTGTCGGCGGCAAGCTCAACGTCGCCTACAACTGCGTGGACCGCCACGTCGAGGCCGGCCACGGCGACCGGGTCGCCATCCACTGGGAAGGCGAGCCCGCCGGTGACCGCCGCACGCTGACCTATGCCGACCTCCTGACGCAGGTGAGCAAGGCGGCCAACGCGCTGACCGACCTTGGGCTGGTTGCCGGCGACCGGGTGGCCATCTACCTGCCGCTGATCCCTGAGGCCGTGATCGCCATGTTGGCCTGCGCGCGGCTGGGAATCCTGCACAGCGTGGTTTTCGGCGGCTTCACCGCAACCGCGCTGCGCGCCCGGATCGCCGACGCCCAGGCCAAGTTGCTGATCACCAGCGACGGCCAGTTCCGCCGCGGCAAGCCGGCACCGTTGAAGGACGCCGCCGACGAGGCGATCGCCGATCCGGACAGCTCCATCGAGCACGTTGTGGTGGTGCGGCGCACCGGAATTGACGTGTCCTGGACTGACGGTCGTGACCTGTGGTGGCACGACGTGGTCGAGTCGGCGTCGCCGCGACACAGCCCGGCGGCGTTCGACGCCGAGCACCCGTTGTTCCTGCTGTACACCTCGGGCACCACCGGCAGGCCCAAGGGAATCGTGCACACCAGCGGCGGTTATCTAGTGCAGAGCTCGTACACGATGCACACCATCTTCGACGTCAAGCCCGAGCGCGACGTGTTCTGGTGCACCGCCGATATCGGCTGGGTCACCGGGCACACCTACGGGGTCTACGGTCCGCTATCCAACGGCATCACCGAGGTCCTCTACGAGGGCACACCCGACACCCCCGACCGGCACCGCCATTTTCAGATCATCGAAAACTACGGCGTCACAATCTATTACACCGCCCCGACGCTGATCCGGATGTTCATGAAGTGGGGCCGTGAGATCCCCGACGCCCACGACCTGTCCAGCCTGCGGCTGCTGGGGTCGGTCGGCGAACCGATCAACCCCGAGGCCTGGCGCTGGTACCGCGATGTCATCGGCGGGGGCAACGTCCCGGTGGTGGACACCTGGTGGCAGACCGAGACGGGCTCGGCGATGATCTCGCCGCTGCCGGGCGTCACCGCGACGAAACCGGGTTCGGCGATGCGGCCGCTGCCGGGGATCTCGGCCAAGATCGTTGACGACCACGGCGATCCGCTACCGCCGGACATCGGGGGCGACAAGCACGTCACCGGATACCTCGTCTTGGACCAGCCGTGGCCGTCGATGCTGCGCGGCATCTGGGGTGACCCCGAACGCTACCGGAGGACCTACTGGTCCAAATTCGCCGAGCAGGGTTTCTACTTCGCCGGTGACGGCGCCCGCTTCGACCCCGACGGCGCGATCTGGGTGCTGGGCCGCATCGACGATGTGATGAACGTCTCCGGGCACCGGATCTCCACCGCCGAGGTGGAATCGGCGCTCGTCGGCCACCCCGGCGTGGCCGAGGCGGCGGTGGTCGGGGTTACCGACGCCACCACCACCCAGGCCATCTGCGCATTCGTGGTGTTGCGCGCCAACTACCACGCCCACGAGGGCACCCCCGACGAGCTGCGCGCCCAGGTGGCGCGGGCGATCTCACCGATCGCGCGGCCGCGTGAGGTCCATGTGGTGCCCGAACTACCCAAGACCCGCAGCGGCAAGATCATGCGCCGGCTGCTGCGCGACATCGCGGAGAACCGGGAGCTGGGTGACACCTCGACGCTGCTGGATCCCGGCGTGTTCGATGCGATCCGGGCCGCCGCGCAGACCCCCGCCGAGCGGCCGGGTCAGGCCTGA
- a CDS encoding peptide ABC transporter substrate-binding protein: MVSRIRAALTAVAAAVLAAAPIAACGGGLLSPDSVLVNGGEPPNPLIPTGTNDSNGGRIIDRLFAGLISYDAAGKATPEVAQSIETTDNVNYRIVLKPGWKFTDGSPVTAHSFVDAWNYGALSTNAQLQQQFFSPIDGFDEVAAAHPRVTTMSGLRVVNDREFTVRLKAPTVDFTLRLGHNAFYPLPDAAFRDMTAFGRNPIGNGPYQLGTGDAWEHNVKIDLVPNPDYHGNRKPRNKGLRFEFYANLDTAYSDLLSGNLDVLDTIPSSALPIYRRDLGDNVTSGPAAINQSLDTPLRLPHFGGEEGRLRRLALSAAINRPQICQQIFNGTRSPARDFTARSLPGFDPNIPGNDALDFNPERARQLWAQADAISPWTGRYVIAYNADSGHREWVDAVANSIKNVLGIDAVGAPQPTFAGFRTQITNRTIDTAFRAGWQGDYPSMIEFLAPLYATGAGSNDVGYSNPEFDAALATAAAAPNPHQADVLANVAQRILLHDMPVVPLWDNIAVVGWSTEVSGVTVTWNGLPDYENIVKD; this comes from the coding sequence ATGGTGTCTCGGATCCGGGCCGCGCTGACCGCCGTGGCCGCCGCGGTGCTCGCGGCCGCGCCGATCGCCGCGTGCGGCGGCGGCCTGCTGAGCCCGGACTCGGTGCTGGTCAACGGCGGAGAACCACCCAACCCGCTGATCCCGACCGGCACCAACGACAGCAACGGCGGCCGCATCATCGATCGGCTGTTCGCCGGCCTGATATCCTATGACGCCGCCGGAAAGGCGACGCCGGAGGTCGCCCAGTCGATCGAGACCACCGACAACGTCAACTACCGGATCGTTCTCAAACCGGGCTGGAAGTTCACCGACGGCTCACCGGTGACCGCCCACTCGTTCGTCGACGCCTGGAATTACGGCGCCCTGAGCACCAATGCCCAACTGCAGCAGCAATTTTTCAGCCCGATCGACGGCTTCGACGAGGTGGCCGCGGCGCATCCCCGGGTGACCACCATGTCGGGGTTGCGGGTGGTCAACGATCGCGAGTTCACCGTGCGACTTAAGGCGCCGACCGTCGACTTCACCTTGCGGCTGGGCCACAACGCGTTCTATCCGCTGCCCGACGCCGCCTTCCGGGATATGACGGCTTTTGGCCGCAACCCGATCGGCAATGGACCGTACCAGCTCGGCACCGGTGACGCCTGGGAACACAACGTCAAGATCGACCTGGTGCCCAACCCGGACTACCACGGCAACCGGAAACCCCGCAACAAGGGCCTGCGGTTCGAGTTCTACGCCAACCTCGACACCGCCTACTCGGATCTGCTGTCCGGCAATCTCGATGTCCTGGACACGATTCCGTCGAGCGCATTGCCGATCTATCGACGCGACCTGGGCGATAACGTGACCAGTGGGCCCGCGGCGATAAACCAGTCGCTGGACACGCCATTGCGGCTGCCGCATTTCGGCGGCGAGGAGGGCAGACTGCGCCGGCTGGCGCTTTCGGCCGCCATCAACCGCCCGCAAATCTGTCAGCAGATCTTTAACGGGACGCGCAGCCCCGCCCGCGATTTCACCGCCCGGTCGTTGCCGGGATTCGACCCGAACATACCGGGCAACGACGCATTGGACTTCAACCCCGAACGGGCCCGCCAACTTTGGGCGCAGGCCGATGCGATCTCGCCGTGGACCGGTCGATATGTCATCGCCTACAACGCCGACAGCGGCCACCGGGAGTGGGTGGACGCGGTGGCCAACAGCATCAAGAACGTCTTGGGAATCGACGCGGTCGGCGCGCCGCAGCCCACCTTCGCCGGGTTCCGCACCCAAATCACCAATCGCACCATCGACACCGCGTTCCGCGCCGGATGGCAGGGTGACTACCCGTCGATGATCGAGTTCCTCGCCCCGCTGTATGCCACCGGGGCGGGATCCAACGACGTCGGCTACTCCAACCCGGAGTTCGACGCGGCGCTGGCCACCGCCGCGGCCGCGCCCAACCCGCACCAGGCCGACGTGCTGGCCAACGTCGCGCAGCGAATCCTGTTGCACGACATGCCCGTCGTTCCGCTATGGGACAACATCGCCGTCGTCGGGTGGTCGACGGAGGTCAGCGGCGTCACGGTCACCTGGAACGGCCTGCCCGACTACGAGAACATCGTCAAGGACTGA